From a region of the Phragmites australis chromosome 21, lpPhrAust1.1, whole genome shotgun sequence genome:
- the LOC133903887 gene encoding ABC transporter G family member 51 isoform X3 codes for MTLLLGPPSSGKSTLLLALSGKLDPQLKKCGQVTYNGTSLDEFCVQRTSAYISQTDNHIGELTVRETLDFAAKCQGASENWKECLKDLVHLEKERGIRPTPEIDAFMKTASIGGEKHNLVTDYVLRVLGLDMCADTPVGTDMERGVSGGQKKRVTTGEMVVGPRKVLLMDEISTGLDSSTTFQIVKCVRNFVHEMEATVLMSLLQPAPETFELFDDLILLSEGQIIYQGPTAHVMDYFKSLGFSLPTRKGIADFLQEVTSRKDQAQYWFDQSKQYYFISASAMASAFKQSQYGRYLESNVNNSYDDTNSQQALARSKFAVSKLSLVRACFDRELVLISRNCFLYTFRTCQVALVAVITCTIFLQTRLHPVDEESGNLYLSCLFYGLVHMMFNGFTELPITISRLPVFYKQRGSFFYPAWAFSIPNWILRIPYSFIEAVVWSSVVYYTVGFAPSADRFFRFILVLFSVHQMALGLFRMMGAIARDMTIANTFGSAALLAIFLLGGFIVPKGAIKPWWDWAYWISPLMYGQCAISVNEFSASRWSKASVSVNNTVGINLLLSHNLPTQNYWYWIGVCVLLAYAVLFNGLFTLALTFLNPLRKAQAMIPSDSEETMDAILDSASGGHATGDSNGRNYGFKGQTEGRLNKGMILPFLPVTMTFHNVNYFVDIPKEIKSRGLQEKRLQLLSEVSGVFRPRVLTALVGSSGAGKTTLLDVLAGRKTGGYIEGDIRISGHKKEQRTFARIAGYVEQNDIHSPQVTVEESLWFSSTLRLAKDICRKTRHEFVEEVMALVELDQLRHALVGKQGSTGLSTEQRKRLTIAVELVANPSIIFMDEPTSGLDARAAAIVMRTVRNTVDTGRTVVCTIHQPSIDIFEAFDELLLLKRGGSVIYAGSLGVNSVDMIGYFESIPGVPRIPEGYNPATWMLEVSTQACEECLGLDFATVYENSDKFRKVEEIIEELSIPAAGTEPLKFSSEFSQNFMIQFKACLRKQNLIYWRSPEYNVVRLFFTAIAAVIFGSIFWNVGMKRETTEDLLLVMGALYAACLFLGVNNASSVQPVVSTERTVYYRERAARMYSSFPYAAAQGLVEIPYIAAQTLIFGLITYFMINYEKNIGKLFMYLVFMFLTFTYFTFYGMMVVGLTPTQQMAAVVSSAFYSLWNLLSGFLIPQSKIPGWWIWFYYICPVAWTLRGIITSQLGDVQTRIVGPGIDGTVQEFLEGSLGFEQGMTGTTVAVLVAFSLFFFAIYAISIKIINFQRR; via the exons ATGACATTGTTGCTGGGACCACCTTCATCTGGGAAATCAACACTCTTGTTGGCTCTTTCTGGTAAATtggatcctcagctaaag AAATGTGGACAAGTTACCTATAACGGAACTTCTCTTGATGAATTTTGTGTACAAAGAACTTCTGCTTATATCAGTCAGACAGACAACCATATTGGAGAATTGACAGTGAGGGAAACTTTGGATTTTGCTGCAAAATGCCAGGGTGCAAGTGAAAACTGGAAAG AGTGCTTGAAGGATTTAGTCCAtcttgaaaaggagagaggcATAAGACCAACTCCAGAGATAGACGCTTTTATGAAG ACTGCATCAATTGGTGGAGAAAAACACAATCTTGTTACAGACTATGTTCTGAGAGTTCTTGGGCTGGATATGTGTGCTGACACTCCTGTTGGTACTGACATGGAAAGAGGTGTCTCTGGTGGTCAGAAGAAGCGAGTCACAACAG GAGAAATGGTGGTTGGACCAAGAAAAGTCCTTCTCATGGATGAAATATCAACAGGTCTTGACAGCTCAACAACTTTTCAAATAGTTAAATGTGTGAGGAACTTTGTTCATGAGATGGAAGCTACTGTACTGATGTCACTTCTTCAGCCTGCGCCAGAGACATTTGAACTATTTGATGATCTAATTCTGCTGTCAGAAGGGCAGATCATTTATCAAGGCCCCACTGCGCATGTTATGGACTATTTCAAATCGTTAGGATTTTCACTGCCGACTCGTAAGGGAATTGCTGACTTTCTTCAAGAG GTTACATCAAGGAAAGACCAAGCTCAGTACTGGTTTGACCAGTCAAAACAGTATTATTTTATTTCTGCATCAGCAATGGCTTCTGCATTCAAGCAGTCCCAGTATGGCAGATATCTGGAGTCTAATGTAAATAACTCTTATGATGATACAAATTCTCAGCAGGCGCTTGCCAGATCAAAGTTTGCAGTATCAAAGCTTAGCCTTGTTAGGGCATGCTTTGACAGGGAGCTTGTTTTAATAAGTCGCAACTGTTTCCTCTACACTTTTAGGACGTGCCAA GTTGCTTTAGTCGCGGTCATCACATGCACAATCTTTCTCCAGACAAGATTACACCCTGTTGATGAGGAAAGTGGGAATCTTTATCTCTCTTGTCTGTTTTATGGGCTTGTGCATATGATGTTTAATGGTTTTACAGAGCTGCCCATTACTATTTCACGGCTTCCAGTGTTTTATAAGCAGAGAGGCAGTTTCTTTTATCCTGCATGGGCTTTCTCAATTCCCAATTGGATACTAAGAATTCCGTATTCCTTTATTGAAGCTGTAGTGTGGTCAAGTGTTGTTTATTACACAGTAGGTTTTGCACCATCTGCTGATAG ATTCTTTCGCTTTATTTTAGTGTTGTTCTCTGTACATCAAATGGCTTTGGGCCTTTTCCGGATGATGGGAGCTATAGCACGAGACATGACTATCGCTAATACTTTCGGATCGGCTGCTTTATTGGCAATTTTTCTTTTAGGAGGGTTCATTGTTCCCAAAG GGGCTATAAAACCATGGTGGGATTGGGCTTATTGGATTTCCCCCTTAATGTATGGACAGTGTGCTATTTCAGTTAATGAATTCTCAGCTTCCAGATGGTCAAAG GCATCAGTTTCTGTCAACAATACAGTTGGAATCAATCTTCTTCTTTCACACAATCTCCCTACACAAAATTACTGGTACTGGATTGGAGTTTGTGTTTTATTGGCTTACGCCGTCTTGTTCAATGGTTTATTTACTCTTGCTTTGACATTCCTTAACC CCCTACGAAAGGCCCAAGCGATGATACCATCCGATTCTGAGGAAACAATGGATGCAATATTGGATAGTGCATCCGGTGGACATGCAACTGGAG ATAGTAATGGCAGAAATTATGGGTTCAAAGGACAGACTGAAGGAAGACTTAATAAGGGAATGATACTACCATTTCTACCAGTTACAATGACGTTTCACAATGTTAACTATTTTGTTGATATTCCAAAG GAAATAAAATCGAGAGGTCTGCAAGAGAAAAGACTACAGTTGCTGTCTGAAGTAAGTGGGGTATTTAGGCCACGTGTCCTTACAGCACTGGTTGGCTCAAGTGGTGCTGGAAAGACAACGCTTCTTGATGTTTTAGCTGGAAGAAAAACAGGAGGATATATAGAAGGTGATATCAGGATTTCTGGCCATAAGAAGGAACAAAGAACCTTTGCCAGGATAGCTGGATATGTTGAGCAAAATGACATCCACTCGCCACAAGTAACAGTTGAAGAGTCTTTGTGGTTTTCTTCAACCTTACGGCTTGCAAAAGATATATGTAGAAAAACAAGACAT GAATTTGTTGAGGAAGTTATGGCTTTGGTAGAGCTTGATCAACTGAGACATGCATTAGTAGGAAAACAGGGTAGTACTGGATTGTCAACAGAGCAACGGAAACGCCTTACAATAGCTGTTGAGCTAGTTGCAAATCCTTCAATTATTTTTATGGATGAACCTACATCTGGTTTGGATGCACGAGCAGCTGCCATTGTGATGCGGACTGTTCGAAATACTGTTGATACTGGAAGAACTGTTGTTTGCACTATACACCAGCCCAGTATTGATATCTTCGAAGCATTTGATGAG CTCCTCCTTCTGAAACGTGGAGGTAGTGTAATATATGCTGGTTCTCTTGGTGTCAACTCAGTTGATATGATTGGTTACTTTGAG TCCATTCCTGGTGTTCCTCGAATCCCTGAAGGCTACAATCCAGCAACCTGGATGCTTGAAGTCAGCACACAAGCATGTGAAGAGTGCCTTGGTTTAGATTTTGCAACCGTGTACGAGAACTCAGATAAGTTCAG GAAAGTGGAAGAGATAATTGAAGAATTAAGTATTCCAGCTGCTGGCACGGAGCCTTTGAAATTTTCCTCAGAGTTTTCACAGAATTTTATGATTCAGTTCAAAGCATGCTTGCGTAAGCAAAACCTTATTTACTGGAGAAGTCCAGAGTACAATGTTGTACGGTTATTTTTCACAGCAATTGCTGCTGTCATATTTGGATCAATATTTTGGAATGTTGGAATGAAAAG AGAAACAACTGAAGATTTGCTGCTTGTCATGGGTGCTCTTTACGCGGCATGCCTGTTTCTTGGTGTGAATAATGCCTCATCTGTGCAGCCTGTGGTATCTACAGAGAGGACAGTCTACTACAGGGAACGAGCTGCTAGAATGTACTCGTCTTTCCCATATGCGGCAGCACAG GGTCTTGTAGAGATTCCTTACATTGCAGCTCAGACACTAATATTTGGCCTCATCACTTATTTCATGATCAATTATGAGAAGAACATAG GAAAATTGTTCATGTATCTTGTTTTCATGTTCCTTACTTTTACCTACTTCACTTTCTACGGGATGATGGTGGTAGGCTTGACCCCAACACAACAAATGGCAGCAGTAGTGTCGTCAGCGTTTTACTCCTTGTGGAATCTTCTTTCCGGGTTCCTCATCCCCCAATCT AAAATCCCAGGTTGGTGGATCTGGTTCTACTACATCTGCCCAGTGGCATGGACCCTGCGTGGCATCATTACATCGCAGCTGGGCGACGTGCAGACCAGGATAGTTGGGCCTGGTATCGACGGGACAGTACAGGAGTTCCTCGAGGGAAGCCTGGGATTTGAACAGGGGATGACTGGTACCACAGTTGCAGTACTCGTTGCcttctcacttttcttcttcgCCATCTACGCGATTTCCATCAAGATCATAAATTTCCAGAGAAGATAG